In one window of Clupea harengus chromosome 4, Ch_v2.0.2, whole genome shotgun sequence DNA:
- the LOC116220348 gene encoding fibrous sheath CABYR-binding protein, with protein MPKSDTWPGGVAMETAISKESAGSCDSVVSMTSNLSDDSLEFFAPDIRASLMFLEETLESLELEVEDDSGLSNDELETHTPTLTHSSGLPDKVANICIPTHSRLEDASSYHDDPNRVKGKDHKPSLSYMVPTPLLLANGVSSLRPRTSSSAADHKPEPHATDTGITPGNITANPEKAASDKLITDPADVITRRHTADPGELTDIPTAKLTSDAFETAMGNTTGSTHPIGDGHTVGPAEMATNTNTSDPVKLITTNIAGDPAIDLKPAESNAMEAPESPAPTDTPEGISEEGISEEGISEGSGNASVASVDEATALATPGIAPVEAGIGFLPPPMAFMDEPEEHSNCEVPGHSAATPADMPAPDAPAKDVPASDTAFPASDIPAPDAPTKDVPASDTAFPASDIPAPVIPSADIPTQNASDAASADDLPQVTSDAALPAASTPDLGIPPPEIPAPKNPAPDVPNPVIPTLDIPAVIIIPATDIPGSEGEDPQNAVPPSQKPPKESGPASVDAAAQRGPLSNSELEKLRKKASTKRAPGAVPVVQIRKPAPLSQASVTSEALPDPPQEYCDPKSPPAVAPKPKKLPANIILKPHRSVDPVSGPLISPDRVLMDPQKVRLEALRKLGLPTPSSSVGPSLPPRSRMSRSTPPGPTSPGPYASGRSTPDLNAQLPPTQPSLRQPTGPRAEPPSTSEAPSPQQPSSAPHGKMVEVRLTPPPVLAAGVVEPHMGGIGLPREEEDDQDELEVPDHLPPSPPATRAPFSADNKTAHRYHGISVQISPHSKNEGDRREALKKLGLLKD; from the exons agtGATGACAGTCTGGAGTTCTTTGCGCCTGACATTAGGGCTAGCCTGATGTTTCTGGAAGAGACCCTCGAGTCTCtggagctggaggtggaggatgaCAGTGGCCTGTCCAATGACGAGCtcgaaacacacactcccactctcacacactcatcagggcTTCCTGACAAGGTCGCCAACATCTGCATCCCCACACACTCAAGGCTGGAAG ACGCGTCCAGTTACCACGACGATCCAAACCGGGTGAAGGGGAAGGACCACAAGCCCTCGCTGAGCTACATGGTGCCCACGCCATTACTCCTGGCCAATGGCGTCAGCTCCCTGCGGCCAAGAACATCCTCGTCGGCTGCAGACCACAAGCCAGAGCCCCACGCCACTGACACGGGCATCACCCCTGGCAACATCACTGCTAACCCAGAGAAAGCCGCTAGCGATAAACTCATTACTGATCCAGCTGATGTCATAACTAGGCGACACACTGCTGACCCAGGTGAACTCACTGATATACCCACTGCTAAACTCACTTCTGATGCATTTGAAACAGCCATGGGCAATACGACTGGCTCAACTCACCCGATCGGTGATGGACACACTGTGGGTCCTGCTGAAATGGCTACTAACACAAATACCAGCGATCCCGTTAAATTGATCACTACTAATATAGCGGGTGACCCTGCTATTGACCTCAAGCCAGCGGAATCAAACGCCATGGAGGCTCCTGAGAGTCCTGCCCCCACAGATACCCCTGAGGGCATCAGTGAGGAGGGCATCAGTGAGGAGGGCATCAGTGAAGGCTCTGGCAATGCCAGTGTGGCGTCTGTGGATGAAGCTACTGCCCTGGCAACTCCTGGCATTGCCCCTGTTGAAGCTGGCATAGGatttctccctccccctatGGCCTTCATGGACGAACCTGAAGAGCACAGCAACTGTGAAGTTCCGGGGCACTCTGCCGCAACTCCTGCAGACATGCCAGCTCCAGATGCTCCAGCGAAAGACGTTCCTGCTTCTGATACTGCTTTTCCAGCGTCTGACATTCCAGCTCCAGATGCTCCAACGAAAGATGTTCCTGCTTCTGATACTGCTTTTCCAGCGTCTGACATTCCAGCTCCGGTGATTCCATCTGCAGATATTCCTACCCAGAATGCTTCCGATGCTGCTTCCGCAGATGATCTTCCTCAGGTTACCTCTGATGCTGCTCTCCCAGCTGCTAGCACTCCAGACCTCGGCATTCCACCGCCAGAGATTCCAGCACCCAAGAATCCGGCTCCTGATGTTCCAAATCCTGTAATTCCCACTCTAGATATTCCAGCTGTCATTATTATTCCAGCCACTGATATTCCTGGTTCTGAAGGAGAAGATCCACAAAACGCAGTTCCCCCTTCCCAGAAGCCACCGAAGGAGAGTGGGCCGGCGAGTGTCGACGCAGCCGCTCAGAGAGGCCCTCTGTCGAACAGCGAGCTGGAGAAGCTCAGGAAGAAGGCCTCCACGAAGAGGGCTCCAGGTGCGGTACCTGTGGTGCAGATCCGCAAACCAGCGCCCCTCTCCCAGGCGTCCGTGACCTCCGAGGCCCTGCCTGACCCCCCTCAGGAGTACTGTGACCCCAAAAGCCCTCCGGCCGTGGCCCCCAAACCCAAAAAGCTGCCCgccaacatcatcctgaagcCACACCGGTCGGTCGACCCGGTGAGTGGTCCGCTCATCTCCCCCGACCGGGTTCTGATGGACCCGCAGAAGGTCCGCTTGGAGGCGCTGAGAAAGCTTGGCCTGCCCACCCCCAGCTCTTCCGTtggcccctccctccctccaaggTCACGCATGTCAAGGTCAACACCTCCAGGTCCCACGTCACCTGGCCCTTACGCCTCGGGTCGTTCCACCCCGGATCTAAATGCTCAGCTTCCCCCAACTCAGCCCTCTCTGAGGCAGCCCACTGGACCCAGAGCAGAACCACCCTCTACATCAGAAGCACCCAGCCCCCAGCAGCCCTCCTCTGCCCCCCACGGCAAGATGGTAGAGGTGCGCCTGACCCCCCCACCGGTGTTGGCCGCCGGGGTAGTGGAGCCGCACATGGGGGGCATTGGGTTGCCccgggaggaagaggacgacCAGGACGAGCTGGAGGTGCCCGATCATCTCCCACCCAGCCCCCCCGCGACACGTGCACCCTTTAGCGCTGACAATAAGACTGCACACCGTTACCATGGCATCAGTGTACAGATTAGCCCCCACAGTAAGAACGAAGGGGACCGGCGCGAGGCGCTGAAGAAGCTGGGCCTGCTGAAGGACTAG